The Cellulomonas oligotrophica sequence CCGGTCGTCGCACCGGCCGGCGAAGTCCGCGGCGCCGAGCAGCTCGGCCTGCGACAGGTACAGCAGGTCACGGCCCGCGTCGGTGAGGAACGCCTCGTCGCCGAGGGCCACCAGCGCGGGCGTCGGGGCGGGGATCCGCGGGGCGTTGATGCCACGCACCGTCACACCGGCGGCCGTCAGCACGTCCGGGGCGAGGGTGACGCCGACCACGCCGACGAGCGCGACGACGACGAGGGCGATGACGGCCCGCGCGGTTGCACCGAGCCCGTCGCGGCGCGGCGGTGGCGGTGGCGTGCTCCAGCCGACCGGCACGGCCTGCCCCGTGGCCTCGTCGCGCACCCACTGCGGCACCCGGCCCGTCGGGGACCGCGGAAGGTCGTCGCTCGGCACGCTCACCCGTTCTCGATCGTCCCGCCAGGCCCCGTGCTTGAGGCCCGTCCACGTTCGCACACGTGCGCCGCACCACGGGCCCGCCGCGGCCCGCCACGCCGCACGACGGCGACGAAAGGTGTTGGCCGCCCGCCCCGCCCGGGCGCACCCTGGAGGTCCGCCCACGAAGGAGGCGACCATGCCCGCTCCGAGCACCACCCGCACCCGCACGATCCTCGTCACCGAGCCCGAGCGCCGGCAGGCCGCCGCCGTGCTCGCGGCCGGCGGGACGGGCGTCGTGGACCGCTGGGTCGCGCACGACGGCGGCGTGGCCGTGCCTCTGCCGGCGATGCTCGGCGCGCTGCTCACGCAGGTGCTCGCATCCGTCGCGGCGGGCGAGACCTTCTCCGTCGGCACCCTGCACGGCGACGTCCCGCGCGACCTGGCGGCCGACGTCGTCGAGCTGCACACCGCCCGCACCCGGCGCGACCGCACCGTCGACGCCGCCCTGCGCGCCCTGACCGACCCGCCCGCGGACTGACCTCAGGGCGCGCGCATCGGCAGCACCGTCGTCGCGGGCGGGGCGTCGGTCACCAGGCGGGCGTGGGTCTCGACGTCGTACCGGACGCCGTCGTAGCGCAGCTTGGCCCGCTCGAGGCCTTCCGCGACGAAGCCCGCGCCGGTGGCGACCCGGCACGACGCCGGGTTGTTGACGCGGTGCGCGAGCTCGAGCCGGTGCAGCCCCAGCGTGCCGAACGTCCACGCCGCCACCGTCGCGACCGCCGCGGTGGTCAGGCCCCGTCTGCGGCCTGCCGTCGCCGTCCAGTACGACACCCACGCGGTGTCGTGCGTGCGTTCGACGTGCGTGAGAGCGACCGTCCCGACGGCCCGGTCCGCCACGGTGACCGCGAGCACGTACGCCGCCGGCCCCCACCGCGTCAGGTGGTCGTGCAGCCGGGAAGCGACCTCCTCGTCGCGCGGGTCGGCGGGCAGGTCGAGCTGGCGGGGCAGGTCCGCGCTGGAGCGGACGGCGTCGATGAGCGCGGGCAGGTCGTCGTCGCGCCAGGGGCGCAGCAGCACGTCGGAGGGCACTCGCCCGACCGTACGGCTGCCCGCTCCACCCGTCACGGCCGATTCGCCGGCCGGTGGATCAGGCTGCGGGCGGGTCGCCAGATGCGGGAGCGGCGAGTGCGTCGAGGCACAGCGTCGCGGCCGTGACGACGTCCGCCGCGATCACCGCCGCGGGCGTCCGATCCCCCTCG is a genomic window containing:
- a CDS encoding GNAT family N-acetyltransferase, which produces MPSDVLLRPWRDDDLPALIDAVRSSADLPRQLDLPADPRDEEVASRLHDHLTRWGPAAYVLAVTVADRAVGTVALTHVERTHDTAWVSYWTATAGRRRGLTTAAVATVAAWTFGTLGLHRLELAHRVNNPASCRVATGAGFVAEGLERAKLRYDGVRYDVETHARLVTDAPPATTVLPMRAP